In the Coleofasciculus sp. FACHB-1120 genome, one interval contains:
- a CDS encoding iron uptake porin encodes MCKILKNPQWVSSAVLGAILVVGGKAIASEIPTTPENPVSVDTPEVVLPVDDLPKSSSSVLEQINGYTQPDSAQEDSVDDPMSQVTNVSQLKDVQPGDWAYEALRSLVERYGTIAGYPDGTFRGNRALSRYEFAAALNLALNQIGLVLPVANGDAIAKEDLVILERLKEEYTLELALLRGKVDELTARTAELKLIGFSTTTKLAGEAIFGVAGVATGENADGKPIDDVAIFGHRTRLNLETSFTGRDILRTRLQAEGLGSLSERTLTPEGDLFFTGDTSSDVVIDELLYQFPVGQNTEVVVAANASGAEDFTNTVNPYLDGDGGSGALSRFGTRPSIYYLVEGAGIGIRHAFNDKLELSLGYLAGDAENPESGNGLFNGSYGALAQVLFKPSDRASIGLTYVHAYKNDPQTGSNDANLNNELNPLGFPVVSNSYGVEASFQISPRFVVGGWVGYTAARAIALGDANIWNWALTLAFPDLGKTGNLAGVIVGMEPKVTNRANSLSQLGIQDSDTSLHLEAFYQYQVTDNIAITPGIIWLTAPDHNAANDDLVIGTIRTTFTF; translated from the coding sequence ATGTGCAAAATCTTAAAGAATCCTCAGTGGGTAAGCTCAGCAGTTTTAGGAGCAATCCTGGTTGTCGGTGGGAAAGCGATCGCGTCTGAAATTCCGACAACGCCAGAAAATCCTGTTTCTGTTGACACCCCGGAAGTTGTCCTGCCCGTCGATGATCTCCCAAAGTCATCATCCAGCGTTTTAGAACAAATCAACGGCTACACTCAGCCAGACTCGGCGCAGGAAGACTCTGTTGATGACCCCATGAGCCAAGTCACTAACGTTTCCCAACTAAAGGATGTTCAACCAGGTGACTGGGCGTATGAGGCGCTGCGGTCTTTAGTAGAGCGATATGGAACTATTGCTGGCTATCCCGATGGCACCTTCCGTGGCAATCGAGCCTTGAGCCGCTATGAATTCGCCGCTGCCCTAAATCTTGCCCTCAACCAAATTGGCCTGGTACTGCCTGTGGCGAACGGAGACGCCATTGCTAAAGAAGACTTAGTGATATTGGAGCGCTTAAAAGAAGAATATACCCTTGAACTTGCCTTGCTACGCGGGAAAGTCGATGAACTAACAGCGCGGACTGCGGAACTGAAACTGATTGGATTTTCCACCACGACCAAACTTGCTGGAGAAGCGATTTTTGGGGTTGCAGGTGTTGCAACCGGGGAAAATGCTGATGGTAAGCCGATCGATGATGTGGCAATCTTTGGGCATCGGACGCGCCTAAACTTAGAAACTAGCTTTACAGGTCGAGACATCCTGAGAACTCGACTACAAGCTGAAGGATTGGGTTCGCTTTCCGAACGTACCCTTACCCCAGAAGGCGACCTGTTTTTTACGGGCGATACTAGCAGTGATGTCGTGATTGATGAGCTGCTTTACCAGTTCCCCGTCGGTCAGAATACAGAAGTCGTGGTTGCTGCTAATGCCAGCGGCGCAGAAGACTTTACCAATACCGTCAACCCTTACCTGGATGGCGACGGTGGCAGCGGTGCCTTATCGCGCTTCGGAACCCGTCCTTCCATTTACTACCTGGTTGAAGGGGCGGGTATTGGCATTCGGCACGCTTTCAACGACAAACTGGAACTGAGCCTAGGCTATTTAGCCGGTGACGCGGAGAATCCAGAATCTGGAAACGGATTGTTCAATGGTTCTTACGGGGCACTAGCGCAAGTATTATTTAAACCCAGCGATCGCGCCAGCATTGGATTGACTTATGTTCACGCTTATAAAAATGACCCGCAAACTGGCAGCAATGACGCCAACCTTAATAATGAGTTAAATCCGTTAGGGTTTCCAGTGGTTAGCAATTCCTACGGTGTAGAAGCCTCTTTTCAAATTAGTCCCCGGTTTGTTGTTGGGGGTTGGGTTGGCTACACGGCGGCGAGGGCGATCGCGCTAGGAGATGCCAACATCTGGAACTGGGCTTTAACGTTGGCATTTCCTGACTTGGGAAAAACCGGCAACTTGGCAGGTGTGATTGTTGGCATGGAGCCAAAGGTGACAAATCGGGCTAATAGCCTTAGCCAGTTAGGGATTCAGGATTCAGATACCTCATTGCACCTAGAAGCGTTCTATCAGTACCAGGTGACGGATAACATCGCGATCACACCAGGGATTATCTGGCTCACCGCTCCCGATCACAATGCGGCTAATGACGATCTGGTGATTGGTACTATCCGAACAACGTTTACTTTCTAA
- a CDS encoding aldo/keto reductase: MTPKTTRRAFLATSIAVAGGIVGTAALKANQTPAESSQSPLTGTMPERELGSTGVRLPILGLGGAGQTPLSWENSEEKAIALIQKALDLGIRHFDTGASYGPSEDYLGKVLPAHRSKLFLSSKTAIRDRDGAWRELERSLKRLNTDYLDLWQLHHVSFEQELDEIFGRNGAIQALEEAKQQKLVRFVGITGHHEPTIIAEGLRRYAFDTTLIPINAADKHHPRPFIPAVLPVAQEKKMGVIAMKVPAYGRLFKPGVLDGMHQALGYSLSVPGVHCAVIAAENPAQLESNVQIAQAFQPLAERAIAEIEQRTAAAWEDNTFFRAWT, encoded by the coding sequence ATGACACCGAAAACAACGCGCCGTGCTTTCTTAGCCACTAGCATAGCTGTAGCAGGAGGAATTGTCGGCACTGCGGCGTTGAAAGCAAATCAGACGCCAGCGGAGTCATCCCAGTCGCCGCTAACAGGCACCATGCCAGAACGGGAATTGGGAAGTACTGGGGTGCGTCTCCCGATTCTCGGTTTGGGAGGTGCTGGTCAGACACCATTATCCTGGGAAAATTCGGAAGAGAAAGCGATCGCGCTCATTCAAAAAGCTTTAGATTTAGGAATTCGTCACTTTGATACAGGGGCAAGCTATGGCCCTAGCGAAGACTATCTAGGAAAGGTGCTACCTGCACATCGAAGTAAGTTGTTCCTGAGCAGTAAGACAGCTATCCGTGACCGAGATGGGGCTTGGCGAGAGCTGGAGCGCAGTCTCAAACGTCTGAATACAGATTACCTTGACTTATGGCAACTCCATCATGTCTCTTTTGAGCAAGAACTAGACGAAATTTTTGGGCGCAACGGTGCAATTCAGGCTTTGGAAGAGGCAAAACAGCAAAAGCTGGTGCGTTTCGTTGGCATCACTGGACACCACGAACCGACAATCATTGCTGAAGGCTTGCGCCGTTATGCCTTTGACACAACACTTATTCCCATAAATGCTGCGGATAAACACCATCCGCGCCCGTTTATTCCCGCAGTGCTACCAGTGGCGCAGGAGAAAAAGATGGGTGTGATTGCCATGAAGGTGCCAGCTTATGGGCGTCTATTTAAGCCGGGAGTGTTGGATGGAATGCATCAAGCGTTGGGCTACTCGCTGTCAGTTCCAGGTGTGCATTGTGCAGTCATCGCCGCTGAAAACCCTGCACAGTTAGAGTCAAATGTCCAGATAGCGCAGGCATTCCAACCACTTGCTGAGAGAGCGATCGCAGAAATTGAGCAACGCACTGCTGCTGCTTGGGAGGATAATACTTTCTTCCGCGCTTGGACTTGA